A part of Thermosphaera sp. genomic DNA contains:
- a CDS encoding ABC transporter ATP-binding protein: MDRLTLKNVSAYYRQLIVNKEVYVRAVDGVSLSVKKGEVLGLVGESGCGKTTLSKVMMMNINPPLEFIKGEVQLTRRDGEVVNLHKMDRGLLKSLVWGKNISIVPQEAMSALMPTLKVKRIAYDLVRSHDPDAKLEEVVERLEKRLEELGLPDYIVDRYPFELSGGMAQRTVIAVATLLNPEVIIVDEPTSALDVLTQRIVLKTLADLMVKSIVDSMVFITHDIAVVRQIASRITVMYAGKIVESAPTEDIIFNPLHPYTKGLIESIPSLEPEVRKRGVKYIPGQPPQLVNPPQGCRFADRCSFAMEKCRREEPPLIKVGEGREVACWLYVER, from the coding sequence ATGGATAGGCTGACCCTCAAGAACGTTTCAGCGTACTATAGACAGTTGATCGTCAATAAGGAAGTATACGTGAGAGCCGTCGACGGCGTCTCCCTCTCGGTTAAGAAGGGCGAGGTCCTAGGGCTCGTGGGCGAATCAGGATGCGGGAAAACCACGCTGTCAAAGGTAATGATGATGAACATAAACCCGCCGCTCGAGTTCATAAAGGGCGAAGTCCAGCTTACGCGGAGAGACGGCGAGGTCGTCAACCTCCATAAAATGGACAGGGGCCTCCTCAAAAGCCTCGTGTGGGGGAAGAATATTTCCATCGTGCCCCAGGAAGCCATGTCTGCTTTAATGCCTACTTTAAAGGTAAAGAGGATCGCTTACGACCTCGTGAGAAGCCATGATCCCGACGCGAAGCTCGAGGAAGTTGTAGAGAGGTTGGAGAAGAGGCTTGAAGAGCTCGGGCTCCCTGACTACATCGTCGACCGCTACCCCTTCGAGCTGAGCGGCGGGATGGCTCAGAGAACAGTCATAGCCGTGGCAACCCTTTTGAACCCCGAGGTGATAATAGTCGACGAGCCTACTTCAGCCCTGGACGTGCTGACTCAGCGAATCGTTCTCAAAACCCTCGCCGACCTAATGGTGAAGAGCATAGTCGACTCAATGGTGTTCATAACCCACGACATAGCCGTCGTCAGGCAGATCGCGTCCAGGATAACCGTAATGTACGCTGGCAAAATCGTTGAATCAGCCCCCACGGAGGACATCATTTTCAACCCGCTCCATCCATACACGAAAGGGTTGATAGAATCCATACCCTCGCTGGAGCCGGAGGTGAGGAAGCGGGGGGTGAAATACATCCCAGGGCAACCGCCCCAGCTCGTGAACCCGCCTCAGGGGTGCAGGTTCGCGGACAGGTGTAGCTTCGCGATGGAGAAGTGCAGGAGGGAGGAGCCCCCGTTGATTAAGGTCGGCGAGGGGAGAGAAGTAGCATGCTGGCTGTACGTGGAGAGGTGA
- a CDS encoding ABC transporter permease, whose product MKPVELLYLLFTNKRFIIGFGIIFFELMLAFMGPLLYPVDPFDTSNPPSVPPSEEYPFGTDRFGKDVFALVMYGIRNSLYVGVLTGLFTILIGLTVGLIAGIKGGIVDEVLMSLTNVVMIIPNVLLAILILTYVGVERSGLELVAAVLSITAWTGFARAVRAQILSLREREFIYLSRMAGLSTIKTALQDLLPHLATFILISFVNYMNVGINGEVGLSILGLTSISIVTLGKLLYFAAITQAFLFGQWWTFLIPGVILILLSASLLLIATAIDEVFNPRLRRM is encoded by the coding sequence ATGAAGCCCGTCGAACTCCTATACCTCTTGTTCACTAACAAGAGGTTTATCATAGGCTTCGGAATAATCTTCTTCGAGCTAATGCTGGCGTTCATGGGGCCGCTCCTCTACCCCGTGGACCCATTCGACACCAGCAACCCGCCGTCGGTACCCCCCTCCGAGGAGTATCCCTTCGGAACCGACAGGTTCGGTAAAGACGTGTTCGCCCTGGTCATGTACGGAATAAGGAACTCGCTATACGTGGGCGTCCTAACGGGATTGTTCACGATCCTGATAGGGTTGACGGTGGGCTTGATAGCCGGGATTAAGGGCGGGATAGTCGACGAAGTCCTGATGTCCCTCACCAACGTCGTGATGATCATACCGAACGTCCTGCTGGCAATACTCATCCTCACCTACGTGGGAGTCGAGAGATCCGGGCTCGAGCTCGTCGCAGCAGTCCTCTCAATCACTGCGTGGACGGGTTTCGCGAGAGCCGTGAGAGCCCAGATCCTCTCGCTCCGGGAAAGGGAGTTCATATACCTGTCGAGGATGGCTGGGCTTTCAACGATCAAAACCGCCCTCCAAGACCTCCTCCCCCACTTAGCGACCTTCATACTCATCTCCTTCGTCAACTACATGAACGTGGGGATCAACGGGGAGGTTGGGTTAAGCATTCTGGGATTGACTTCGATCAGCATCGTAACCCTTGGCAAACTCCTCTATTTCGCGGCTATAACTCAAGCCTTCCTCTTCGGTCAGTGGTGGACGTTCCTAATCCCCGGGGTTATACTAATCCTCCTCTCAGCATCACTCCTCTTGATAGCCACCGCGATAGATGAAGTGTTCAACCCAAGGCTGAGGCGGATGTGA
- a CDS encoding ABC transporter permease, with the protein MRPFIKYLIMKVFFLVITYFIALVIVFILPRAVPGNPVQQLIAGLTTGATSPELLSQYEQALVRAFELDKPWHVQFLNFIARSFSGDLGISASSYGESVAALIARHLPWTLVLLVPANIVSWFIGNYVGAIAGYKRGSAVEKASILVGITFSQIPYYWLAMTLIYVFAISLRILPPGSAYDPTLKPSLTIEFAASMLRHYILPFLSLLIPAIGGWIIGMRVLTSMELGSPYIQFSDSMGVRDKVLFKYVLRNSMLPQVTGLGIQLGFVLAGQIITEQLFNYPGMGILLARALGTRDYPLIQGVFMILIATILLANFIVDFIYILIDPRIRLGHRTA; encoded by the coding sequence ATGCGCCCCTTCATCAAATACTTGATAATGAAGGTTTTCTTCCTCGTAATCACGTACTTCATAGCCCTCGTAATCGTGTTTATACTTCCCCGGGCAGTCCCCGGCAACCCCGTTCAACAATTGATAGCCGGCTTGACCACGGGGGCTACCTCCCCGGAGCTCTTAAGCCAGTATGAGCAAGCCCTCGTGCGGGCTTTCGAGCTCGACAAGCCCTGGCACGTTCAATTCTTGAACTTCATCGCGAGAAGCTTCAGCGGCGACCTCGGGATCTCAGCGTCCTCCTACGGGGAGAGCGTTGCTGCTTTGATCGCGAGGCACCTTCCCTGGACCCTGGTGCTTCTCGTCCCCGCTAATATCGTCTCATGGTTCATTGGAAACTATGTTGGAGCGATAGCGGGGTATAAGAGGGGGAGCGCCGTTGAGAAGGCGTCAATACTGGTTGGCATAACTTTCTCTCAAATCCCGTACTACTGGCTCGCGATGACGCTCATATACGTGTTCGCCATCTCCCTGAGAATCCTCCCTCCCGGCTCAGCGTACGACCCCACTCTGAAGCCATCGCTCACGATAGAGTTCGCGGCAAGCATGCTTAGACACTACATACTCCCATTCCTCTCCCTCCTCATACCTGCAATAGGCGGGTGGATCATCGGCATGAGGGTTTTAACCAGCATGGAGCTCGGCTCTCCTTACATCCAGTTCAGCGACTCCATGGGCGTCCGAGATAAAGTATTGTTCAAATACGTGTTGAGGAACTCGATGCTCCCCCAGGTCACGGGATTGGGGATACAATTAGGCTTCGTGCTCGCAGGGCAGATCATTACGGAGCAACTCTTCAACTACCCGGGGATGGGGATCCTCCTCGCCAGGGCCCTCGGTACGAGGGATTACCCGCTGATACAGGGTGTATTCATGATTTTGATCGCGACAATACTTCTAGCCAACTTCATCGTCGACTTCATATACATACTGATAGACCCTAGGATAAGGCTCGGCCACAGAACGGCTTGA
- a CDS encoding ABC transporter substrate-binding protein, with translation MYFTKNLTVFIVLLITATSLLASVTGSVVNAQEFRREETVFVTGAQWTPPSTWNPMSPSQTWGTYSFGGFLYLPLFQYVPGLDTWIPVIGESFEMIDPYTLRVRIRSEARWSDGKPITAYDVEYTYNLSMILGTGPAAGSQIYLAGVRAVGDKEVEFYINNQTQNYIMFLFYSLQLAPVPKHIYDYVYSQIGSDIVSWRNCGDACSDVINLPQVVSGPYKLYYFDELRVAYVRVDNWWGRALFGLPSPRYLVHRIYLSNEQVIADLMQGNVDWSGIFIPYVWQLASYGVGTYYSRPPYFRPNQILVLYINNQVEHLRDPVLRKAIAYTIDYDEIIEKAWYGYTSQASMSFIFEIYPQFRVWMDRELAQQYWGTPDAKVRTNKTYANMLLDQAGYIDRNGDGFRELPNGQSFNITIMVPSGWTDWMIAADLIAGDLRDIGINAQASPIDYGAYWGYLNSGTFTALLGWTSAPTFSHPWDTYRYLLDPRITPPAGNWGWYNNTEMIRLIEESSKAFSFEERMRYFSLIQEIIYREIPAIPLVYTVQWYEYSTLYWVGWPSESNSWWTEVAPYKEYSLPLWALFSLAPKGQAPSTPAWAKPVSEGGILIPNTHLLQMLANITGAEFEVPTETTPGTTTETTATETPTGTSPGQGDQRQPGVSTQLLLMMIAIAVVTIGVIVGVRVLVKRRG, from the coding sequence GTGTACTTCACCAAGAATTTAACAGTATTTATAGTACTCTTAATCACTGCTACCTCACTACTCGCTTCAGTAACTGGGAGCGTCGTTAACGCTCAAGAGTTTAGGCGCGAGGAAACAGTGTTCGTTACAGGCGCCCAGTGGACACCTCCCTCTACTTGGAACCCAATGTCCCCCTCTCAGACATGGGGGACATACAGCTTCGGCGGCTTCCTCTACCTGCCCTTGTTCCAATACGTTCCCGGGCTCGACACGTGGATCCCCGTGATCGGCGAAAGCTTCGAAATGATAGACCCTTATACTCTGAGGGTTCGCATCAGGAGCGAGGCAAGGTGGAGTGATGGCAAACCCATAACAGCGTATGATGTTGAGTACACTTACAACTTGTCGATGATTCTCGGCACCGGTCCAGCGGCAGGGTCACAAATATACTTGGCGGGAGTTAGGGCGGTGGGCGACAAGGAGGTTGAATTCTACATTAACAATCAAACCCAAAACTACATTATGTTCCTATTCTACAGCCTCCAGCTCGCCCCCGTTCCGAAGCATATTTACGATTACGTCTACTCCCAAATAGGTAGCGACATCGTTAGCTGGAGGAACTGCGGGGATGCATGTAGCGACGTGATAAACCTTCCACAAGTGGTCTCCGGGCCCTATAAGCTGTACTATTTCGACGAGCTCAGAGTAGCCTACGTTAGAGTAGATAACTGGTGGGGTAGAGCATTATTTGGGCTTCCATCCCCCAGGTACTTGGTTCACAGGATTTACTTGAGCAACGAGCAGGTTATAGCGGATCTCATGCAGGGTAATGTCGACTGGAGCGGCATATTCATACCGTATGTCTGGCAGCTCGCCAGCTATGGAGTGGGGACTTATTATTCTAGACCACCGTATTTCCGTCCAAACCAGATCCTAGTACTGTACATTAATAATCAAGTGGAGCATCTCCGCGACCCGGTCCTTAGGAAGGCCATAGCATATACTATCGACTACGACGAGATCATCGAGAAAGCCTGGTATGGATACACTAGTCAGGCGTCGATGTCTTTTATCTTTGAAATCTATCCCCAGTTCAGAGTGTGGATGGATAGAGAGCTGGCTCAACAGTACTGGGGTACTCCGGACGCTAAGGTGAGAACCAATAAGACGTATGCGAATATGCTCTTGGATCAAGCAGGGTACATCGACCGTAATGGAGACGGCTTCAGGGAACTCCCCAACGGCCAGTCGTTCAACATAACCATCATGGTTCCGTCGGGCTGGACTGACTGGATGATAGCGGCCGACCTGATAGCCGGGGATTTAAGGGACATCGGGATAAACGCCCAGGCCTCCCCAATAGACTACGGAGCGTACTGGGGCTACCTAAACTCGGGTACATTCACAGCTCTCCTGGGCTGGACGTCTGCCCCCACTTTCTCGCATCCCTGGGATACTTACAGGTACCTGCTGGACCCGAGAATCACCCCGCCCGCTGGAAACTGGGGGTGGTACAACAACACCGAGATGATTAGATTGATCGAGGAATCATCCAAAGCCTTCTCCTTTGAGGAGAGAATGAGGTATTTCTCCCTCATACAGGAGATAATATACAGGGAAATCCCGGCGATACCCCTCGTCTACACAGTCCAATGGTACGAGTATTCAACGCTCTACTGGGTGGGATGGCCAAGCGAATCCAACTCCTGGTGGACTGAGGTCGCGCCCTACAAGGAGTACTCGCTACCCTTATGGGCTCTATTCAGCCTAGCCCCCAAGGGGCAGGCCCCCTCTACTCCGGCATGGGCTAAGCCGGTGAGCGAGGGCGGCATTCTGATCCCGAACACCCACCTCCTCCAAATGCTCGCCAACATCACCGGCGCAGAGTTTGAAGTACCGACTGAAACCACCCCGGGCACTACTACCGAGACCACTGCCACTGAAACGCCTACCGGGACTTCACCGGGTCAGGGGGATCAGAGACAGCCCGGCGTGTCGACTCAGTTGCTGCTCATGATGATCGCCATAGCGGTCGTCACAATCGGAGTCATCGTGGGAGTGAGAGTGCTGGTTAAGAGACGAGGGTAG
- a CDS encoding beta-agarase, which translates to MPTAGQPSTSRVIIAVIALIAIATVFNAWLYYAAGGARPRETETVTATETTTIFETSTVTTTVTWTSVFFVGYPEYYSRYGGWLGLRSGATGFFRVEEINGTYWFIDPEGYVFISKGVNHVDYMGDYSPALGYSPYYVNVLRRYGSVDKWVEVTVSRLLRWGFNTVGAWSSRELFKHIPYTVNLNVLGDYGFDWQTGRMPDVFSDSFLEYANTKAFFNCAPLSNDSLLLGYFLDNEPRWGPDWRSPNHLLDDFIKMPSTSPGKRVAVEVIREAYEGDLSRLNSEMGTSFTSFDELLNYTGTLPTTPTMYQARVEFVKRYAERYFSVATQAVRRHDPNHLILGVRVAGLPDTEYKREVFKIMSKYVDVITVNIYNYASPPTLALAELFQLTGKPIIVTEFSYRAMDSGLPNTRGAGLTVSTQSERANLTYNFVTGLIKLPYVIGYHWFQYFDQPKEGRFDGENSNYGLVKIDDEPYQEMVEMFARLNTRVEKIRLGIETP; encoded by the coding sequence ATGCCCACGGCTGGACAACCCTCTACAAGCAGGGTCATCATAGCCGTCATCGCTCTGATCGCGATAGCAACCGTGTTCAACGCCTGGTTGTACTATGCTGCCGGGGGAGCCCGTCCCCGTGAAACCGAGACTGTAACCGCGACTGAAACCACAACTATATTTGAGACCTCCACGGTTACTACTACTGTGACCTGGACGTCGGTGTTCTTCGTGGGCTACCCTGAATACTACTCCAGGTACGGAGGCTGGCTCGGGCTCAGGAGCGGGGCAACGGGTTTCTTCCGCGTCGAGGAAATAAACGGAACATACTGGTTCATTGATCCCGAGGGATATGTTTTCATATCGAAGGGAGTAAACCACGTTGACTACATGGGCGACTACTCCCCGGCGCTGGGGTATTCCCCGTACTACGTGAACGTGCTGAGGAGGTATGGGAGCGTTGATAAATGGGTTGAAGTCACTGTTTCAAGGCTTTTGAGATGGGGGTTTAACACTGTAGGAGCCTGGTCCTCCAGGGAGCTGTTCAAACACATCCCCTACACGGTCAACTTAAACGTTCTCGGAGACTACGGGTTCGACTGGCAAACCGGGAGGATGCCGGATGTTTTCTCAGACTCTTTCCTCGAATACGCTAACACTAAAGCGTTCTTCAACTGCGCCCCACTATCCAACGATTCCCTCCTGCTAGGGTACTTCCTCGACAACGAGCCGAGATGGGGTCCCGACTGGAGGTCTCCCAACCACCTGCTGGATGACTTCATCAAGATGCCCTCGACTTCCCCCGGGAAGAGAGTAGCTGTCGAAGTGATAAGAGAGGCCTACGAGGGAGACTTGTCGCGGCTGAACAGCGAGATGGGCACGTCCTTCACCAGCTTCGATGAACTCCTCAACTACACTGGCACGCTACCAACTACTCCGACGATGTACCAGGCTAGAGTTGAATTCGTCAAGAGGTATGCTGAGAGATACTTCAGCGTTGCAACGCAGGCGGTTAGGAGGCATGACCCCAACCACTTGATCCTCGGGGTGAGGGTGGCTGGGCTTCCCGACACGGAGTACAAGAGGGAGGTTTTCAAGATAATGTCGAAGTACGTCGACGTCATCACTGTCAACATATACAATTACGCGTCTCCCCCCACGCTCGCCTTAGCAGAGCTGTTCCAGCTAACCGGGAAACCCATTATAGTTACAGAGTTCTCGTACAGAGCCATGGACTCCGGGCTACCCAATACAAGGGGGGCTGGTCTAACGGTGAGCACTCAGTCCGAGAGGGCCAACCTAACATATAACTTCGTAACCGGGTTGATCAAACTGCCATACGTGATTGGATACCACTGGTTCCAGTACTTCGACCAGCCCAAGGAGGGCAGGTTCGACGGGGAGAACAGCAACTACGGGTTGGTGAAAATAGATGATGAACCGTACCAGGAGATGGTGGAAATGTTCGCGAGGCTTAATACGAGGGTTGAAAAAATACGTTTAGGGATTGAAACGCCCTAG
- the bgaS gene encoding beta-galactosidase BgaS: MKFPNGFMIGSSLSPFQFEQGLPGSEDPNSDWWVWVHDPENIAAGLVSGDLPENGPGYWALFKQDHDLAESLGMNTLRLGVEWSRVFPKPTFEVEVPVDCDEEGNITSIDVDEKALEKLDRLANSQAVDHYRRIFTDWVERGGRLIINAYHWPLPTWLHDPVKVRKLGPDRAPSGWLDEKTVVEFAKYSAYLAWKFGDLADMWSTMNEPNVVYEQGYMFVKGGFPPGYLSFEAAEKAKRNMIHAHARAYDNMKKHARKPVGLIYAFPWFEALGEGGEFLEAVKSRGVYEFTDMVIKGYSARNPVLRKDLEKRVDWIGVNYYSRVVFQLAGGNPVAQQGYGFLCTPQGVSRAGRPCSDFGWEVYPEGLYFLLKEIRERYGDLDIIVTENGVSDRADRIRPSFLVSHVHAVVKALGEGVPVKGYLHWSLIDNYEWAQGFRQRFGLVEVDLESKKRYLRPSALVFREIANYKGVPEELTRLSMLS; encoded by the coding sequence TTGAAGTTCCCGAACGGCTTCATGATCGGGAGCTCCCTGTCACCGTTTCAATTCGAACAGGGCCTCCCAGGCTCCGAGGACCCCAACAGTGACTGGTGGGTATGGGTTCACGATCCCGAGAACATAGCAGCCGGATTAGTAAGCGGTGATCTCCCGGAAAACGGCCCCGGGTACTGGGCTCTATTCAAGCAAGACCACGACCTTGCAGAATCGCTCGGCATGAACACTCTGCGATTAGGCGTGGAGTGGAGCAGGGTCTTCCCTAAGCCGACTTTCGAAGTAGAAGTCCCCGTGGACTGTGATGAGGAGGGCAACATTACTTCGATCGATGTTGATGAAAAAGCCCTCGAGAAGCTCGACAGGCTTGCGAATAGTCAAGCCGTGGATCACTACAGGAGAATATTCACGGACTGGGTTGAAAGAGGCGGGAGGCTAATAATCAACGCATACCACTGGCCCCTGCCCACTTGGCTACACGATCCAGTTAAAGTGAGGAAGCTGGGACCCGATAGGGCGCCGTCGGGATGGCTCGACGAGAAGACAGTCGTGGAGTTCGCGAAATACTCCGCGTACCTGGCGTGGAAGTTCGGCGACCTAGCAGACATGTGGAGCACGATGAACGAGCCCAACGTCGTGTACGAGCAGGGCTACATGTTCGTCAAGGGAGGCTTTCCCCCCGGCTACTTGAGCTTCGAAGCCGCTGAGAAGGCTAAGAGGAACATGATACACGCGCATGCCAGAGCCTACGATAACATGAAAAAGCATGCTAGAAAGCCTGTTGGACTAATCTACGCGTTTCCATGGTTCGAGGCGCTGGGTGAGGGAGGCGAGTTTCTCGAAGCCGTGAAATCCCGGGGAGTTTACGAGTTTACAGACATGGTCATCAAGGGGTATTCCGCTAGAAACCCGGTGTTGAGAAAGGACTTGGAGAAGCGTGTAGACTGGATAGGCGTAAACTATTATAGCCGGGTGGTCTTCCAGCTCGCCGGAGGGAATCCCGTGGCTCAACAGGGCTACGGCTTCCTGTGCACTCCACAGGGAGTGAGCAGGGCTGGAAGACCGTGCAGCGACTTCGGCTGGGAGGTCTACCCAGAGGGCTTGTACTTCCTGCTGAAGGAGATCCGTGAGCGCTATGGAGACTTGGACATCATCGTCACCGAGAACGGCGTCTCAGACAGAGCGGACAGGATTAGGCCATCGTTCCTCGTAAGCCATGTCCACGCTGTTGTAAAAGCCCTCGGCGAGGGAGTGCCGGTCAAGGGATACCTCCACTGGAGTTTAATCGATAACTACGAGTGGGCTCAGGGGTTCAGGCAGAGGTTCGGGCTCGTGGAGGTTGATTTGGAGAGTAAGAAAAGATACCTGAGGCCCAGCGCGCTCGTTTTCAGGGAGATCGCTAATTACAAGGGGGTTCCCGAGGAGCTTACGCGTCTAAGCATGCTTAGCTAG
- a CDS encoding glycoside hydrolase family 3 C-terminal domain-containing protein, protein MFSRPARGRLFAFFLALTIYVIVGLNTPLPTPSAVESPYHGYSWVGPASGIVREYLNARQIPSFVENTIPSNLPEVFRDGVKLAYLIALDGIVLLKNNNTLPLSGGERVAVFGSAQHWSWNYHCGGSSFVELPEERVVTLLEGLINAGFSVDQEVVEKYSSAGGGDVSFTEDEMYYFARRNDVAVVVIGRFTTEGRDMSEGGFYLSRSELDLIDLASRYFRKTIVVLNTAGPVDVSWDNPRIGAILWVGYPGEQGGNAVAALMLGLTSPSGRTVDTWAWSLEDYPSTSYFGRFTATYWEDVYVGYRFFYTFNAPVAYPFGYGLSYTRFNVAVENIAIEKTTLRIQILVENVGEKPGREVVQVYVSKPDGRVEKPLQELVAFAKTDVLKPGESQRIVISFDVRELKSYEESEKAWILDPGDYVVMVGTSSRKTRPAAILALDQLVLVEKTLNRMHAPAFTRLNKTLGGAATTVWGDLTGIPRLVIDPGVIETAYKTSLTQAVNSPFTITPSNTSEPVTLRDVWLGRRTLTELVAQLSVEEMVNLTIGLRGNPLYEIPELTHADGPNGLRSGPTPNPGGVAYPAAPLLASTWDVELAFIYGLQIGREMLENGITLWLGPGVNIHRNPLGGRNAEYYSEDPVLTGVIGAAVVKGVQSNHGVGAVVKHFVGNEQEFNRFNLDSIISERALREIYLRPFEIIVKTADPWSVMTSYNKVNGVYTGNDPNLLQGILRYEWGFNGFVMTDWGSGSYNYRAYYAGNDALMPYYPEGYSSVLSQVKEALNRGEISIGFLQRSLINILNVTMRSRAFALTLGVDQSEVYVYTPPSDFISVEKEMVPAGETETPVETTTTMREEEAAATTPPLPGEAGRESLIIPALAGGAVALVLISIWLVRKKR, encoded by the coding sequence ATGTTTTCCAGGCCTGCACGGGGAAGACTCTTCGCCTTCTTCTTAGCATTGACCATCTACGTGATCGTAGGGTTGAACACGCCCCTCCCAACGCCTTCAGCGGTCGAATCCCCCTATCATGGTTACAGCTGGGTGGGCCCGGCCTCAGGCATCGTTAGAGAGTACTTGAATGCTCGCCAAATACCCTCCTTCGTGGAGAACACTATACCTTCAAACCTCCCCGAAGTCTTCAGGGACGGCGTGAAGCTCGCATACCTCATCGCCTTAGACGGGATCGTCCTGCTCAAGAACAACAACACGCTGCCTCTCAGCGGAGGAGAGAGAGTAGCCGTTTTCGGCTCTGCTCAGCACTGGTCGTGGAACTATCATTGTGGAGGCTCATCTTTCGTCGAGCTCCCCGAGGAGAGGGTTGTAACGCTACTTGAGGGATTGATCAACGCAGGCTTCAGCGTTGACCAGGAGGTAGTGGAGAAGTACTCGTCCGCGGGGGGAGGGGACGTCTCCTTCACCGAGGATGAAATGTACTACTTCGCCCGCAGAAACGATGTAGCAGTAGTAGTGATTGGGAGATTCACCACCGAGGGCAGGGATATGAGCGAAGGCGGCTTCTACTTGAGCCGTAGCGAGCTCGATTTAATAGACTTAGCGTCGAGGTATTTTAGAAAGACGATAGTAGTTCTCAACACGGCAGGCCCCGTCGACGTTAGCTGGGATAACCCCCGTATCGGCGCGATCCTGTGGGTTGGATACCCGGGTGAGCAGGGGGGAAATGCAGTCGCAGCGTTAATGCTCGGGCTGACATCGCCCAGCGGGAGAACAGTTGACACGTGGGCGTGGAGTTTGGAGGATTATCCTTCCACTAGCTACTTTGGAAGGTTTACTGCAACATATTGGGAGGATGTTTACGTTGGATACAGGTTTTTCTACACTTTCAACGCGCCGGTTGCCTACCCATTTGGATACGGATTATCGTATACTAGGTTTAACGTGGCCGTGGAAAACATTGCCATTGAAAAAACAACCCTAAGGATCCAAATCCTGGTCGAGAACGTGGGGGAGAAGCCTGGTAGAGAGGTTGTACAAGTCTACGTCAGCAAGCCCGATGGAAGGGTTGAGAAGCCCCTGCAGGAGCTGGTAGCGTTCGCTAAGACGGATGTGTTGAAACCCGGGGAGTCGCAGAGGATCGTCATATCCTTCGACGTTAGGGAGTTGAAATCGTATGAAGAGTCGGAGAAAGCGTGGATCTTGGACCCAGGCGACTACGTTGTCATGGTTGGAACATCCTCCAGGAAGACGCGCCCAGCGGCAATCCTCGCTCTCGACCAGCTCGTACTGGTTGAGAAAACCCTTAACAGGATGCATGCCCCGGCGTTCACCAGGTTGAACAAGACGCTGGGCGGAGCGGCCACTACCGTGTGGGGCGATCTCACGGGGATCCCTAGGCTGGTCATCGACCCGGGGGTTATTGAAACCGCTTATAAAACATCCCTTACTCAAGCCGTAAACTCACCCTTCACTATCACTCCATCGAACACCTCAGAACCCGTAACGCTCAGGGATGTATGGCTTGGAAGGAGAACGCTCACCGAACTAGTAGCCCAGCTGTCTGTTGAGGAAATGGTCAACCTCACAATAGGGCTGAGGGGGAACCCGCTTTACGAAATACCTGAGCTCACTCACGCGGATGGTCCAAACGGGTTGAGAAGCGGGCCTACGCCGAACCCGGGGGGAGTTGCATACCCAGCGGCGCCCCTCCTAGCATCCACCTGGGACGTCGAGCTCGCGTTCATATACGGTCTCCAGATAGGGAGGGAGATGCTGGAGAACGGCATAACCCTGTGGCTGGGACCCGGAGTCAATATTCACAGAAACCCGTTGGGAGGGAGGAACGCTGAGTACTATTCCGAGGACCCCGTTCTCACCGGGGTAATCGGCGCTGCAGTCGTGAAAGGGGTTCAAAGCAACCACGGGGTTGGAGCAGTGGTCAAGCACTTTGTGGGTAACGAGCAGGAGTTCAACAGGTTTAACTTAGACTCCATAATATCCGAGCGGGCTCTTAGGGAGATTTACCTGAGGCCTTTTGAGATCATCGTGAAGACAGCCGATCCCTGGTCGGTGATGACGTCTTACAACAAGGTCAACGGCGTGTACACTGGTAATGACCCGAATCTGTTACAAGGGATTCTGAGATACGAGTGGGGGTTCAACGGCTTCGTGATGACTGACTGGGGTTCAGGAAGCTACAACTACCGGGCTTACTACGCGGGAAATGATGCCCTCATGCCCTACTACCCGGAGGGGTATTCCTCAGTGCTTTCACAGGTTAAAGAAGCCCTCAACAGGGGAGAGATTTCAATAGGGTTCCTCCAGAGAAGCTTGATCAATATTCTCAACGTCACCATGAGGTCCAGGGCCTTCGCCCTGACGCTTGGCGTGGATCAATCCGAAGTATACGTTTACACTCCACCGTCAGACTTCATAAGCGTCGAGAAGGAGATGGTTCCCGCCGGGGAGACCGAGACCCCGGTTGAAACGACCACTACGATGCGCGAGGAGGAGGCAGCGGCTACAACACCCCCGCTCCCTGGAGAGGCTGGGCGGGAATCACTGATCATCCCGGCTCTCGCGGGAGGTGCAGTAGCCCTAGTTCTAATCTCGATATGGTTGGTTAGGAAAAAACGCTAG